Proteins from a single region of Streptomyces spectabilis:
- a CDS encoding serine hydrolase domain-containing protein: MAAEHQYPSGAGGGGPLTPPRVLRPGTADRAGLDPEALARLVHDVRELTRGPRPWCAGAVVLAGRGPVIAVAEAAGWAVRYAAYDEHADAGVELPPERRAAMTVDTPFDLASLTKLFTTVAVVQQLERGTIGLDEPVGGYVPEFTGAAAHGVTVRQLLTHTSGLRPELPLYEHPDRAARLRALRVEAPSGPPGAYLYSDLNLLLLQHLLHRVTGRPLDVLVRDGITRPLGMTATGFGPCPGAAATEDQRRPWAKADRGMLRGEVHDENAWALGGVAGHAGLFSTARDLAVFCRALLCGGAYGTARVLGSAHVDLMLAPPGLGFAVDQGWFMGELAGRGAAGHTGFTGTSLVLDRASDTFLILLANTVHPRRRPPANAPRAHAATTLARALR, from the coding sequence GTGGCAGCGGAACACCAGTACCCATCAGGAGCCGGAGGGGGCGGACCGCTGACGCCGCCCCGGGTGCTGCGCCCGGGCACCGCGGACCGCGCCGGTCTCGACCCCGAGGCCCTCGCCCGCCTCGTCCACGACGTACGGGAGCTGACGCGCGGGCCCCGGCCCTGGTGCGCGGGCGCCGTGGTCCTCGCCGGGCGCGGCCCGGTGATCGCGGTGGCCGAGGCGGCGGGCTGGGCGGTGCGGTACGCCGCGTACGACGAGCACGCCGACGCCGGTGTCGAGCTGCCGCCCGAGCGGCGCGCGGCGATGACCGTGGACACCCCCTTCGACCTGGCCTCGCTCACCAAGCTGTTCACGACCGTGGCGGTCGTGCAGCAGCTGGAGCGCGGCACCATCGGGCTCGACGAGCCGGTCGGGGGGTACGTCCCCGAGTTCACGGGCGCCGCCGCGCACGGCGTCACCGTGCGCCAGCTCCTCACCCACACGTCAGGACTCCGGCCCGAGCTGCCGCTGTACGAGCACCCCGACCGGGCCGCGCGGCTGCGGGCGCTGCGGGTCGAGGCGCCCTCCGGTCCGCCCGGCGCCTACCTCTACTCCGACCTGAACCTGCTGCTCCTCCAGCACCTCCTGCACCGCGTCACCGGGCGCCCGCTCGACGTCCTCGTCCGCGACGGCATCACCCGGCCGCTCGGCATGACCGCCACCGGCTTCGGCCCGTGCCCCGGGGCGGCCGCCACCGAGGACCAGCGCAGGCCCTGGGCGAAGGCCGACCGGGGGATGCTGCGCGGCGAGGTCCACGACGAGAACGCCTGGGCGCTCGGGGGCGTGGCGGGCCACGCCGGGCTCTTCTCCACCGCGCGGGACCTCGCCGTGTTCTGCCGGGCGCTGCTGTGCGGGGGCGCGTACGGGACCGCGCGCGTCCTGGGGTCCGCCCACGTCGATCTGATGCTGGCGCCGCCCGGGCTCGGCTTCGCCGTCGACCAGGGGTGGTTCATGGGGGAGCTCGCGGGGCGCGGGGCCGCGGGGCACACCGGGTTCACGGGTACGTCGCTCGTCCTCGACCGGGCTTCGGACACGTTCCTGATCCTCCTGGCCAACACGGTCCACCCCCGCCGGCGCCCCCCGGCCAACGCCCCCCGGGCCCACGCGGCCACCACCCTCGCCCGAGCCCTCCGCTGA
- a CDS encoding multidrug effflux MFS transporter: MAERGQGTGTQSEGHIGGGGAAAREGAAESAGPANRGALRVATGALVTLILGGLTAMPPLSMDMYLPALPEVTDALHAPAATIQLTLTACLMGMALGQLVVGPMSDKWGRRRPLLAGLFVYVFATAICALAPTAELLIAFRLLQGLAGAAAIVIARAVVRDLYDGVEMARFFSTLMLISGVAPVVAPLIGGQVLRLTDWRGIFVVLTVVGIALTLLVWRSLPETLAPEDRHGGGTAEALRTMRGLLADRVFTGYMVAGGFAFAALFAYISASPFVIQEIYGASPQTFSLLFGVNSIGLIAVGQINGKLLVGRVSLDKALGFGLVVITLAATALLLMTSGVFGDVGLGAVAAGLFVLMSAMGLAMPNTNALALMRTKHAAGSASALLGTSSFLIGAIASPLVGIAGEKTAVPMAVVQLACALAAVGCFVGLCRPWQRNTSTHQEPEGADR, translated from the coding sequence ATGGCCGAGCGCGGGCAGGGGACGGGCACACAGTCCGAAGGGCACATAGGCGGCGGGGGCGCCGCGGCCCGGGAGGGCGCCGCCGAGTCCGCGGGCCCCGCGAACCGCGGGGCCCTGCGCGTGGCGACCGGAGCCCTCGTCACCCTCATCCTCGGCGGCCTCACGGCCATGCCCCCGCTCTCCATGGACATGTACCTCCCGGCCCTGCCGGAGGTCACCGACGCCCTGCACGCCCCGGCCGCCACCATCCAGCTCACCCTCACCGCCTGCCTCATGGGCATGGCCCTCGGCCAGCTGGTCGTGGGGCCGATGAGCGACAAGTGGGGCAGGCGCCGCCCCCTCCTGGCCGGCCTGTTCGTCTACGTCTTCGCGACGGCGATCTGCGCGCTCGCCCCCACCGCCGAGCTGCTCATCGCCTTCCGGCTGCTCCAGGGCCTCGCGGGCGCCGCCGCGATCGTGATCGCGCGGGCCGTGGTGCGCGACCTGTACGACGGCGTGGAGATGGCCCGCTTCTTCTCCACCCTGATGCTGATCTCCGGCGTCGCCCCGGTCGTCGCACCGCTCATCGGCGGCCAGGTCCTGCGCCTGACGGACTGGCGCGGCATCTTCGTCGTCCTGACGGTCGTCGGCATCGCCCTGACCCTGCTCGTGTGGCGGAGCCTGCCGGAGACCCTCGCGCCCGAGGACCGGCACGGCGGCGGCACCGCCGAGGCCCTGCGCACCATGCGCGGACTGCTCGCGGACCGCGTCTTCACCGGCTACATGGTCGCGGGCGGCTTCGCCTTCGCCGCCCTGTTCGCGTACATCTCCGCCTCCCCGTTCGTCATCCAGGAGATCTACGGAGCCTCGCCGCAGACCTTCAGCCTCCTGTTCGGCGTGAACTCCATCGGCCTGATCGCCGTCGGCCAGATCAACGGCAAGCTGCTCGTGGGCCGGGTCAGCCTCGACAAGGCGCTCGGGTTCGGGCTCGTCGTCATCACGCTCGCCGCGACCGCGCTGCTCCTGATGACGAGCGGCGTCTTCGGCGACGTCGGCCTCGGCGCGGTGGCCGCCGGGCTCTTCGTCCTGATGTCGGCGATGGGCCTGGCCATGCCCAACACCAACGCCCTCGCCCTGATGCGCACCAAGCACGCCGCCGGTTCCGCCTCCGCGCTGCTCGGCACCTCCTCCTTCCTGATCGGCGCCATCGCCTCGCCGCTGGTCGGCATCGCGGGCGAGAAGACCGCCGTACCGATGGCCGTCGTCCAGCTGGCCTGCGCACTGGCGGCCGTCGGCTGCTTCGTGGGACTGTGCCGCCCGTGGCAGCGGAACACCAGTACCCATCAGGAGCCGGAGGGGGCGGACCGCTGA
- a CDS encoding alkaline phosphatase D family protein, giving the protein MSASGQHAPELRAAARHLGRRRFLTGTGAAAALAFATNLPTAGVAGAAELDAARISDDPFTLGVASGDPQHDSVLLWTRLAPQPFEENGGLPAERVTVHWELSRDERFRRGVRRGTATAHPEFNHSVHVQVDHLDSDRAYYFRFRTGKWTSGTGRTRTAPRPHGRTGALTLAAVSCQAYHDGYFTAYKHLADEDVDVVFHLGDYLYEYAVNSVGGARKYTDRVLPDVFNRETQTLDDYRRRYALYKTDPDLRAAHAAHPFVVTWDDHEVENNYADDIDENGNPPEEFLLRRASAYRAYWENQPLRRPQRPAGPDMQLYRRLQWGRLAQFDILDTRQYRSDQAYGDGAHVPGPESLDPRRTITGAGQERWLVDGWRRSRALWNVVPQQVTFSQRKLDLNPVAKVSMDAWDGYAASRQRVLAGAKAAGVENLMVLTGDVHVGYAFDILDDFDKPSSKVVGTEIVATSIASGKDGSERPANWETYMKANPHLKFYNGRRGYVTVGLDRDEARADFKTVSAVTTPGAPLTTAASFVTEAGNPGLHPA; this is encoded by the coding sequence ATGTCAGCTTCAGGTCAGCACGCACCCGAACTCCGCGCGGCAGCACGCCACTTGGGTCGGCGTCGCTTCCTGACGGGCACCGGCGCGGCCGCCGCGCTCGCCTTCGCCACCAACCTGCCCACGGCGGGTGTCGCGGGCGCCGCCGAACTCGACGCCGCACGCATCTCCGACGACCCGTTCACCCTGGGCGTCGCGTCCGGCGACCCGCAGCACGACTCCGTCCTGCTGTGGACCCGGCTCGCGCCGCAGCCGTTCGAGGAGAACGGCGGCCTGCCCGCCGAACGCGTCACCGTTCACTGGGAGCTCTCCCGCGACGAACGCTTCCGCCGCGGCGTCAGACGCGGCACGGCGACCGCGCACCCCGAGTTCAACCACTCCGTGCACGTCCAGGTCGACCACCTCGACTCCGACCGCGCGTACTACTTCCGCTTCCGCACCGGCAAGTGGACCTCCGGCACCGGCCGCACCCGCACCGCGCCGCGCCCGCACGGCCGCACCGGCGCCCTCACCCTCGCCGCCGTGTCCTGCCAGGCGTACCACGACGGCTACTTCACCGCGTACAAGCACCTCGCCGACGAGGACGTCGACGTCGTCTTCCACCTCGGGGACTACCTCTACGAGTACGCCGTGAACTCCGTCGGCGGCGCCCGCAAGTACACCGACCGCGTCCTGCCCGACGTCTTCAACCGCGAGACGCAGACCCTCGACGACTACCGCCGCCGGTACGCGCTCTACAAGACCGACCCCGACCTGCGGGCCGCGCACGCCGCGCACCCCTTCGTCGTCACCTGGGACGACCACGAGGTCGAGAACAACTACGCCGACGACATCGACGAGAACGGCAACCCGCCCGAGGAGTTCCTCCTGCGCCGCGCCTCCGCGTACCGCGCGTACTGGGAGAACCAGCCGCTGCGCCGCCCGCAGCGGCCCGCCGGGCCCGACATGCAGCTCTACCGCCGCCTCCAGTGGGGCCGCCTCGCCCAGTTCGACATCCTCGACACCCGGCAGTACCGCTCCGACCAGGCGTACGGCGACGGGGCGCACGTCCCCGGGCCCGAGTCGCTCGACCCCAGGCGGACCATCACCGGGGCCGGTCAGGAGCGCTGGCTCGTCGACGGCTGGCGCCGCTCGCGCGCCCTGTGGAACGTCGTCCCGCAGCAGGTCACCTTCTCCCAGCGCAAGCTCGACCTGAACCCCGTCGCCAAGGTCAGCATGGACGCGTGGGACGGCTACGCCGCCTCGCGGCAGCGGGTCCTCGCCGGGGCGAAGGCCGCCGGCGTCGAGAACCTCATGGTCCTCACCGGCGACGTGCACGTCGGCTACGCCTTCGACATCCTCGACGACTTCGACAAGCCGTCGTCGAAGGTCGTCGGCACGGAGATCGTGGCCACGTCCATCGCCAGCGGCAAGGACGGCTCCGAGCGGCCCGCCAACTGGGAGACGTACATGAAGGCCAACCCGCACCTGAAGTTCTACAACGGCCGTCGCGGCTACGTGACCGTCGGCCTGGACCGCGACGAGGCCCGCGCCGACTTCAAGACCGTGTCCGCCGTGACGACCCCCGGCGCCCCGCTGACGACGGCGGCGTCCTTCGTCACCGAGGCGGGCAACCCGGGCCTGCACCCGGCCTGA
- a CDS encoding SDR family oxidoreductase, whose amino-acid sequence MNAERTASPNARRTDLQDQRTDPQEAPEAARETAPETDSGAAARTAVVTGAGSGIGRSVALELLRAGWSVALAGRRDTTLRETVDLAAAELGDAVRERALCVRTDVSEPDDVTALFAAARERFGRLGLLFNNAGTFGPGGVPVEELPYDAWRHVVDTNLNGAFLCAQAAFRQMKEQEPRGGRIINNGSVSAHAPRPHSVAYTATKHALTGLTKSLSLDGRPYRIAVGQIDIGNAATDMTARMRSGILQADGDVAVEPVMDVADVARTVRHMAELPLEANVQFATVLATAMPYIGRG is encoded by the coding sequence ATGAACGCTGAGCGAACGGCATCCCCCAACGCCCGTCGGACGGACCTTCAGGACCAGCGGACGGACCCTCAGGAGGCCCCGGAGGCCGCCCGCGAGACGGCTCCGGAGACAGATTCGGGGGCCGCCGCGAGGACGGCCGTGGTCACGGGGGCAGGGTCCGGAATCGGCCGGTCCGTCGCCCTGGAACTGCTCCGCGCGGGCTGGTCGGTGGCGCTCGCGGGCCGCCGGGACACCACGCTGCGCGAGACGGTCGACTTGGCCGCGGCCGAGCTCGGGGACGCCGTCCGCGAGCGGGCGCTGTGCGTGCGGACCGACGTCTCCGAGCCCGACGACGTCACCGCGCTCTTCGCCGCCGCGCGCGAGCGGTTCGGACGGCTCGGCCTGCTCTTCAACAACGCCGGTACGTTCGGGCCCGGCGGCGTGCCCGTCGAGGAGCTGCCGTACGACGCCTGGCGCCACGTCGTCGACACGAACCTCAACGGCGCCTTCCTGTGCGCGCAGGCCGCGTTCCGGCAGATGAAGGAGCAGGAGCCGCGGGGTGGCCGGATCATCAACAACGGCTCGGTCTCCGCGCACGCGCCGCGCCCGCACTCCGTCGCGTACACCGCCACCAAGCACGCCCTCACGGGCCTGACCAAGTCCCTGTCCCTGGACGGACGCCCGTACCGCATCGCCGTCGGCCAGATCGACATCGGCAACGCGGCGACGGACATGACCGCGCGCATGCGCTCCGGAATCCTCCAGGCCGACGGGGACGTCGCGGTCGAGCCGGTGATGGACGTGGCCGACGTGGCGCGCACGGTGCGGCACATGGCGGAGCTGCCCCTTGAGGCGAACGTGCAGTTCGCCACGGTGCTCGCCACGGCGATGCCGTACATCGGGCGCGGCTGA
- a CDS encoding lamin tail domain-containing protein: protein MRIRSAATAVLAATALTAPLLAAAPASAAPRHQGGLHLGFIQYDSPGRDTSARASVNGEWVNIHNSSGSPIQLKGYKLKDNTNYTYTFGSYKIGAGKTVKVRTGKGTNASGVRYWGRGWHVWNNTTDKARLIKPNGSQLDSCSWTTRDQGSKNCH, encoded by the coding sequence TTGCGCATTCGTTCCGCCGCCACGGCCGTCCTCGCAGCCACCGCACTCACGGCCCCGCTGCTCGCGGCGGCCCCCGCGTCCGCGGCCCCGCGCCACCAGGGGGGTCTGCACCTCGGCTTCATCCAGTACGACAGCCCGGGCCGGGACACCTCCGCCCGCGCCTCGGTCAACGGCGAGTGGGTGAACATCCACAACAGCTCCGGCAGCCCGATCCAGCTCAAGGGCTACAAGCTGAAGGACAACACCAACTACACCTACACCTTCGGCAGCTACAAGATAGGCGCGGGCAAGACCGTGAAGGTCCGCACCGGCAAGGGCACCAACGCCTCCGGCGTGCGCTACTGGGGCCGCGGCTGGCACGTGTGGAACAACACCACCGACAAGGCCCGGCTGATCAAGCCGAACGGCTCGCAGCTCGACTCCTGCTCCTGGACCACCCGCGACCAGGGCTCCAAGAACTGCCACTGA